A genomic stretch from Seriola aureovittata isolate HTS-2021-v1 ecotype China chromosome 13, ASM2101889v1, whole genome shotgun sequence includes:
- the mrpl33 gene encoding 39S ribosomal protein L33, mitochondrial: MFLTTVNLAKAKSKTILVQMVSAAGTGYFFNTKRNRLRDKLVLRKHDPIVNKHVLFLEKKKIRSI, translated from the exons ATGTTTCTTACCACCGTAAATT TGGCCAAGGCGAAATCAAA GACCATCCTGGTGCAGATGGTCAGCGCTGCAGGGACAGGTTACTTCTTCAACACCAAGAGGAACCGTCTCAGAGACAAACTGGTGCTGCGCAAACATGATCCAATTG TGAACAAGCACGTCCTTTTCcttgagaagaagaagatcagATCGATTTAA